The Drosophila simulans strain w501 chromosome 3R, Prin_Dsim_3.1, whole genome shotgun sequence genome contains the following window.
CCATGGTGATCTCGAAGAAATCGTACTTGCACTAATCGTACTAATAGTATCTAACtgactttattttgtttatgtggACAGCGCGTTGAATCTTCACAGCAACGAGTCAACTACATTCTGCCTGTACGCGCAGTATTTTGACGCCTACTAGGATCGGCAGCTACCTTATATAGTATAAAGATATAGGCGTTGTCGCTGATTAGGATGGGTAATTAGTAACACCGAGATTGGGCTAGGCAATCTCTCGCTTTTTGGGGTGTGTGCCGATGATAAGATGCAGATGCTGAGGCCAGAGCAAACAGTCTACGGAACAGGTGAACGAACAACCCTATACAGAAGTTATTTGTTTACCTAGCATAAAATTGATGTTTATAATGATTAAATGTGGATCAACATAAACTGTATCAACATGCTGTTCAGTCAAACTTGGCGATACATGACCTTGATTTCTGGATTCCATGTAAATAAGGCTTTTGTGAAATGCGTTTTCCTACGCTTATCAGGCATTTAACTTGGTCAAGTGACGGACTTTCTCGAAAAATTCGGCTTCTTTCTGTTTGTTGACTTTGTCTTAGATTTATGACGGATCAACCGCTGCCGAGCTGTAAGTCACGCCTGAAATGGAGTCTTTTTTAATGGGGGGATTTGCCGGATATACGGATTCGTTGTTTGTGGCTGGACACTTTAATGGCTTCTCGTTTAGAGATATAgattatatatagtatagatTACAGGTCTACTTCTCGCAGGCGCCAAACAAAGCCTCTCCAGAATGCCATTAAACTTCGTTTATCTCACCGGCTAGTAAAGTTCCGGAACCATCGGCGTGATCTATATAAATCATGTCGTAGACAAAAGCTAATTAAGTTTAAACGAACCGAATAGGAGAAAAACTGGGCACTACGCAACTTCATAAATGTCTGAGCCTAGGATTAAAATATCTGAGTTCTATAGATGCGGTCAGTATATGATGAAATCAGATACTTTTTGTATTATCATAGGCAATAAAACTTGGGATTATAGTCTTAGTAACCACCCATACAACTTAAGATACTAGTAAACATGCTTTGTTTTTACTCTGTGTTCTTTGGCATTAGcatttattatattcttaATACATTTACTATAACTACTTTGTAATTTCGTTGGCTGACTCCAACTGAGATTCGGATTTATTCGGCTGCCGTTTGCGTGAAAAGCAGGGGAAAAAGTACCATTTCTCGCCCTTGGCGAATATCTCGCCCTCCTCTAGAGTTTGTGGGAGTTGCCTGCAggataaaataattattatatatgaCTATGTGGAATAAGTTATTGAAAACCCACTTGTGCAAAGTTTCTGGAAGAGTTAGGCACAAACAAGCGCCAATAATGAGGAGGAAGCTGATCAAGAGTGAGGGCAATGGCTTGTAGAAAGTTCCCAAGTAGATGATGTAGGAGCTGAAGAACGCGAAGGCATTGCCCACCACATGGATGTTGGCCACTCCTCGTCCTCGAACACTAGTAGGAATAATCTCTGCCGCGTACTGGGCCTCCGCATCGTAGGCAACAACCGCTCCGAATCTTGCCAAGCACACCATGAATCCTAGGAGTACGGAGTAGTTCGCTGGATCTAGAGTGCCAACCAGGTAACCGGTGGTGGCCGTGATGAAGGCACCAACAAGAAGCGAGGCGCAGGCCATACCCTTTCGCccgattttgttttggaacAGGATAATGGTTAGACCACCAGGAAGGACAACGAATCCTGAGTAGGAGAAGAGCTTGAATGGCGATATGCCCACGCCTTCAACATTGCGACTCAGGATGTCGAATGCAATTGTAATGATCATTCTGAAAAAATACAACTGAAGTTCTAACATGTTCAAAATATCTCAGTATTATTGTAACTCACGATTTGATCAATAGAATAATTGTAAACTTTCTCAGTCTTGGAGTCCTCAACATACCCATGAAGGTATCTGAGGATTTCTTTTGGGCACTGTTCAACTTCTCTCGATAATGCTTGATGAACTCATCGAAAACAGAGTCGTCTACTTGGCGTCCATTGAATTTGGCAACGCTTTTAAGGTTGTTAACTGCCTTGTcgaattttccttttgttaGTAGCCACTCGACGCTTTCGTGAAGGAACAACGGGAAAATTAGCATTCCGAGAGCTGGAAGGGATGCCGCCCATAGGTAACTGCGCCAGTTGCCCAGCCAAATTGCTATCCAAGGCGAGATCATAAGGCCAACTGTGTAGAAAACACCCAAGATGATATTCAGACCAAAGGTGCGGTGTTGTGGGCTCAAGTACTCGAACACTGCAATAATATGGGTTTGAATATagtgtataaaatataaatatttaatataaacatacCCAAAATGTACATCAGGACATACTGTGTGTCCAAAGAGAGACCAGATATAAAACGGGTGAACGAGAACATAGGCAGACTGCCCACGAAGGAGGTAAAGAAATCCCCAGAGGCTCCTGTCAAGGTCGACAGAACGCAGGCAGGGAGACGTCCTATGCGATCGGCCAAATATCCAAAGAATATACTTCCCAGGGCGGATCCAATGAAGAAGAAGGACTGACCCACCGCCAGTTTGTAGGCATCGTCGCAGACCCATGCGAGCTGTGTTCAATATTTCGGACGAGAGTGTTGATTATAAAATGGGTTTTCTACTTTTGGGCTGAAACATACCTCTGTGGTGACACTCTCGTAGTTGCTTTCCTTTTCGAAGTCCCAGGAGGTGCATTTGTAATCCCGAAAAGAGGTCCTATCGACATCATACTGAATGACACTGCAGGACAAGCGTTCAGTGAAATTCTGTGAATATTCTTCAACTGGCGCAGAACATCTGAAATATTAAGATGATAAATGTTTAAGTTGAGCAAATTTCGTTTATTGTGAAATTAGGTGTGGTCTTGATTTGgcatgtatttatttttttagattaATATTTGATTGGATTAACTGATTCgagaaattgcatttgaattatCTATTACCACAATTTAagatatacaaaataaatttaaaatataattcaaatgtatacttttttaatgaaattccgttaaatgaaaatggtcTTTTGAAATGCTCACCTGTGCGAGGGCGTGAAGCTGATCAGAGTCTGCGAAAAGTAGTGCAGCGAGGACACTATATTAGTGTATCCATAGAGTCCAAGGAGTAGGATTTGGTAGGGGCCGAAGTTTCCGCACTTCTCCAGGACACGCTGAAGATCCATTTCGGCACAAGAAACCGCCCTGATCGCAGACCACCGACTGATGCCAGCGAAGGGTGCGAGCAGCTGGTATATACACCATTCCGGCACCTGGATATGTGGCTAATACTCTGCAAACACAATATCTGCTGCTAGTTTATCTCACACCGGGGCATGAGGAAGAACAGAGCTTGCGAACCATTTCCGACGTCTGGCGTCTGTTTGGCGTGTGGAGAGATTCTTTCTAGACCCATGGGCCGAGTATTAATGTGACGCCCGCACAACATAAGTTTGGGCTTACTTTTATCTCCATGGGTGTTTTGGGGTCCAGTAAAATAGAGCTGTCTGGCAAATAGAAACAGGGTAATCTGCGCAAACAAAGTCTCGTTGGTGTCATAAAAATGTTCTGTTGAAAAGCAAACGGATAATTTGGAaacatcaatttaaatatgcaaaagatCCGACTTATTACATTCTGACTACTCGCACCTGTCCATATTCATAAACTAACTGCTGAACTTGAACGGGCTTAAGACAACAGAGTAACATTAGACAGGGTGCTAGACActcataataaatattttgtactgAGTATTTAAGCTAAAACGTGTGGTGTGGCTTGTTTTTATAGCAACGCTATGAAGTCgtaaaatttaagtaaatcCACCAATCACTTTCTATACAACGTGATTTACTTGaaattttatgactttttgtTGTAATGTTTCCGGAACTACGAAAAGTCTGACAGAAGCTAATTAAGTGTAGACAGGCCagttaaaaatgcattatgaGAAATAAATGTCTGGGCCTGGGATAACAAAGACCTCAGTTCTAGAAATGAAACCAGAATATGGTGAAATTGGTAGCGTTTATGAGTGTCCGAAGCCATATAACTAGTAATTCGTGTCCAAACAGAACTTGTCTAGAATTGCCCATATAACTAAGGGCCCAGTAAACATGTTTTGAAGTGACTTGTaatctgtatttgtattttgaataaaaactTATAACTAATTTGTAATTCCGCCGGATGACTCCAATTGAGACGCAGACTTCTGAGTTTTCTGTCGGCGTGAAAAGCAGGGAAAGTAGTACCATTTCTCGCCTTTCGCAAACATTTCGCCCTCCTCGAGATTCTGCGGAAGATTTCTgccaacaaaataatataaatattagaatatttttatgtgttcGGAAAGTAGAAGACTTACTTGTGCAAAGTCTCGGGTAGAGCCAGGCACAAACAAGCGCCGATTAGCAGAATGAAACTGATCATAAGAGATGGCAGTGGCTTGTAGAAAGTTCCCAAGTAGATGATGTAGGAGCTGAAGAACGCGAAGGCATTGCCCACCACATGGATGTTGGCCACTCCTCGTCCTTTCACACTGGTTGGAATAATTTCAGCTGCATACTGGGCCTCAGCATCGTAGGCCACCACTGCGCCATATCTTCCCAGACTGACCATGAAGCCCAAAAGAACAGAGTAGTCTGCTGGATCCAAGGTGGCCACCAAATAGCCAGTAGCCGCCGTGATTATGGCACCCACGAACAGGGAGGCGCATGCCATGCCCTTTCGCCCGATTTTGTTCTGGAATAGGATAATGGTGAGGCCGGCAGGCAAGTAACAAAATCCAGAGTAGGAGAAGAGCTTGAATGGCGATATGCCCACGCCTTCAACATTGCGACTCAGGATGTCGAATGCAATTGTAATTATCATTCTGAAATAAGATAAAGGATGGTTTAATATGTTGATTATATCTCATTTTAACTCACGATTTGATCAATAGAATAATGGTGAACTTTCTCAGTCTTGGAGTCCTCAACATACCCATAAAGGTATCCGAAGTTTTATTCTGTGAGTTGTTTAGCTTTTCGCGGTAATGCTTAATGAACTCAACGAAAACAGAGTCATCAACTTGTCGTCCATTAAACTTGGCGACACCTCGAAGacttttttctgccttttcgAATTTTCCCTTTGTCAGCAGCCACTCGGCGCTCTCGTGGAGAAACACTGGGAATAGTAGCATTCCCAGCGCTGGAAGTGATGCAGCCCAGAGGTAATGCCGCCAGTTAGTCACCCAAATAGCTATCCACGGAGATATCATTAGCCCAACGCAGTAGAAGACGCCCAGGATGATGTTTAGCCCGAAGGTGCGGTGTTGTGGACTCAAGTACTCGAAAACTGTAAAAAGAGTTGAGTTTTTCTGAACTACTGATGAAAATAGTTTGAGTGTACATACCCAAAATGTACATCAGGACATACTGGGTGTCCATAGACAGACCGGATATAAACCGGGTGAACGAGAACCAGGGCAAACTTTCCACGAAGGAGGTAAAGAAATCTCCAGAGGCTCCTGTCAAGGTCGACAGAACGCAGGCAGGAAGACGTCCTATGCGATCGGCCAAGTATCCGAAGAATATACTTCCCAGGACGGATCCAATAAAGAAGAAGGACTGACCCACCGCCAGTTTGTAGGCATCGTCGCAGACCCATTTGTGCTGTGTTCAATATTTCGGACGGGTGTGTTtgtttacaaaatcagttttatACTTTTGGGCTGAAACATACCTCTGTGGTGACACTCTCGTAGTTGCTTTCTCTTTCAAAATCCCAGGAGGTACACTTGAATTCTACATCGAACTGTACGATACTGCAGGACAGCAGGGAAGTGGAATTTGGTTGATAGTCTTTTGGCTGAGAACATCTAAAACGGAAGGAATTTTGTATTATACATTTCTAGAATGGAACcttcttaaaataaaagttgatCTTTTCAAATTGAAGGCTTGAAAAGTGTAATACTTAATAAATTGCATCATCTTTTAATCACAAATATCCCTCTCACCTGTGCGATGGCGTGAAACTAATGATGGTCTGCGAAAAGTAGTGCAGCGAAGACACAATGTTTGTGTATCCAAAAAGTCCCAGCAGGAGGATTTGATAGGGGCCAAAGTTGCCGCATTTCTCCAGGACACTCTGGAGATCCATTTCGGCACACGGAACCGCTGCAATCGCGAATCATCAACTGATGTCGACAAAGTAGAACAGCAGGTACGTATATAGCCGATTCTGGGTGCAGGCTATAATGCGCTAATACAGTGCAAACAAGGGGAATCTGTTGCTATTAGTTTATCTCCCTTGGGGCATTAGGAAAAGAAAGAAGGCGTTTGAACAACTTCCGACGACTGACTTCTGTTTGGATGCGGAGAGTATCATTTGAG
Protein-coding sequences here:
- the LOC6727439 gene encoding organic cation transporter protein, with product MDLQRVLEKCGNFGPYQILLLGLYGYTNIVSSLHYFSQTLISFTPSHRCSAPVEEYSQNFTERLSCSVIQYDVDRTSFRDYKCTSWDFEKESNYESVTTELAWVCDDAYKLAVGQSFFFIGSALGSIFFGYLADRIGRLPACVLSTLTGASGDFFTSFVGSLPMFSFTRFISGLSLDTQYVLMYILVFEYLSPQHRTFGLNIILGVFYTVGLMISPWIAIWLGNWRSYLWAASLPALGMLIFPLFLHESVEWLLTKGKFDKAVNNLKSVAKFNGRQVDDSVFDEFIKHYREKLNSAQKKSSDTFMGMLRTPRLRKFTIILLIKSMIITIAFDILSRNVEGVGISPFKLFSYSGFVVLPGGLTIILFQNKIGRKGMACASLLVGAFITATTGYLVGTLDPANYSVLLGFMVCLARFGAVVAYDAEAQYAAEIIPTSVRGRGVANIHVVGNAFAFFSSYIIYLGTFYKPLPSLLISFLLIIGACLCLTLPETLHKQLPQTLEEGEIFAKGEKWYFFPCFSRKRQPNKSESQLESANEITK
- the LOC6727440 gene encoding organic cation transporter protein, producing MDLQSVLEKCGNFGPYQILLLGLFGYTNIVSSLHYFSQTIISFTPSHRCSQPKDYQPNSTSLLSCSIVQFDVEFKCTSWDFERESNYESVTTEHKWVCDDAYKLAVGQSFFFIGSVLGSIFFGYLADRIGRLPACVLSTLTGASGDFFTSFVESLPWFSFTRFISGLSMDTQYVLMYILVFEYLSPQHRTFGLNIILGVFYCVGLMISPWIAIWVTNWRHYLWAASLPALGMLLFPVFLHESAEWLLTKGKFEKAEKSLRGVAKFNGRQVDDSVFVEFIKHYREKLNNSQNKTSDTFMGMLRTPRLRKFTIILLIKSMIITIAFDILSRNVEGVGISPFKLFSYSGFCYLPAGLTIILFQNKIGRKGMACASLFVGAIITAATGYLVATLDPADYSVLLGFMVSLGRYGAVVAYDAEAQYAAEIIPTSVKGRGVANIHVVGNAFAFFSSYIIYLGTFYKPLPSLMISFILLIGACLCLALPETLHKNLPQNLEEGEMFAKGEKWYYFPCFSRRQKTQKSASQLESSGGITN